The Lepeophtheirus salmonis chromosome 3, UVic_Lsal_1.4, whole genome shotgun sequence genomic interval ACGTCTCCATGGAGAAGTACAAGGACCACGTCTGTATCATTGTGAATGTTGCCTCTAAGTGAGGCAAGACTCGCGTAAACTACACTCAGTTGGTagagttattcaaaaaatactctGAAACTGAGGGTTTACGCATTTTAGGCTTTCCTTGCAATCAATTTGGTAATCAAGAGCCCGGAACGAATGcagaaattaaggaatttgcAGCTAAATACGGGGTCGAGTTTGATATGTTTGCCAAAATTGATGTTAATGGAAAGAACGCACTtccattgtttaattatttgaaggaaaaacaaGGTGGAACCTTTGGAAAGTAGGACTTTAGCATCCTTTgtcaaatatgcaaaaaatattgtattgttcATATTTATTCCATTTAGTTTTATCAAATGGAATTTCACAAAGTTTGTTGTGGATAAAAAAGGAGTTCCCGTCGCCCGATTCGCTCCTACACAAGACCCCTTAccggtaaaaaaacaaaaaaaaaactcaatgattttaattatttatacctaAATATGGGAGgagtgtaaagaaaaaactaagtatagggATTAGTATAGGCAAAATGGTTGAACGtgggatttttcttcttttttgttcatcattAAATCAGTCGAGTGGTGGTTAACCTCTtccttctaaaagaagaattttagcccatctttggtgtaaattgttttcaaatgcataacaaaataaatatacattttttaagtataattattatattttccctcCGCTAAtcctactttaaatttaaaaggttCTCCTATTTATAGTagttattcattttctcctcccaAACGCAAATAACAGGCCCCTGTTATTAATCATGGTCTGAAttcataaataacatatttcttGCTCTCGCTTTATCCTAGTACtcatacacaaatcccatctctatttATATCATCATGCAACCAAAATAACTATCTGCAAAtgtcaattagaaaaaaaaatgtacattttcaaAACCCAACCaatgttttcattaatatatggaatatcacatttatgattatttttaaattattatctgaAGCCTAGATAAATAGCTGCCATTAAAccaatatatttccaaattgtTTTCCCATTTCCTATCCAACGTCTCAATCaaagtatgatatttttaaaatacatctggtacaaacaatataaaaaaaaaaggcaatccGTTCGTGACTTATACCAATTCATAAGTTTTGGAGttcagttttataaaaatgaaatcacaCATTGATGAAAGCATAATCTTGCACCTTTgctttattgttttgttttttttttaaatcggaggATATTCTAAATTCCGGCGTCTATTCCGTCGTCTAATAATCATATCACAACCTTTTTCCCCTTACATATAAGATCAGATTTAACTACGGAATAGAGTGCAATCTGCATAACTAATTAATGTGGAGGcaccaaattattatttcttcaccaatCTGCAAAAAAAACAGATCCACAGTTGGTAAACTAAAGTACTTAATTGTAATCTAGGTTTACCAGTTGTAAATTGAACTCGTTTAGTATAAGAATTGCCTTTCATTTTTAGACTTAATTGGGAGTTAGTTCAATGGAACGGCTTTTGTTATGTTTTTCGTGATCcctatttctttatttagtaAATGTTGGATTTATTGCTAAAAGGGTTTCAAATAGTAAACCTATTAAAGATTTTACAAATGACACAAACTACGAGGTTATAAAATCCACATTTCTGGATGCACTGAACAGTTATTATTAGCAACACAGGAGAGAAaggctttaaaaatttatttctgaaCGCATATCTGTAAATTCGATGGACTGATTCGTTTATGaggtataataaattaaatataaggaaaaGTTGCGTAATTTtaggttaatttatttttaaaaaagttgtattaatttttatataataatttattatttactttacaCCATTATATGCAAATAATCATtagcaaaaattttataaccTTGTTTCAAGTCATAATCTgcgttttttgtttgtttttttcttacagaAAGTAGAAGAAGAAATCAGGAACTACTTATAAATCGAATCATATCTGACTagaacttttgaagaaaaatctaCGAGTGTCTTATGACGAGTTCCACCTCAAGCTTTGTCTCCAAAGTGGTGTTAATCTGATGTTTATTTACTAGTGATTTTCATATATTGTCAAAGtcaactatattattttataacaaaaattaaaaaataattaggctGCATAGCTCAATAGTTATCCAATGAATAACAATTTGTATCCATTAGTTAAGTGGTTTATGAATTACAATCCCTATCGCAAAGGTATTCAAtccaatttttgatcaaaatcatcacaaaagGATCTCAGAACTCAGTGTTATATTGAGTCATACTCATGGTATCTGGAAAAAAGtttaagtggaaaaaatggcaagattcttttaaactgatatatatataaacctatctccaatataatatatattcagaaaaaagaaaaataaacaaacacgacagcggtTCGAATGGTAGAAGTAGTAATCCCTTAAttatccgttatcaattataatatttttagacatgatagattattcatattagacAAGAAACATAAGCATAATATATTGTCtaagtatttacatttattcaagaaataaattaattgatggaaataTGGTAAgcattgacaaaggaatttacattaatatttgtttcacAAGTTAATGAAATTGTAGCTGGATTCGTATTCTTAAATGGATTGAATGATATTAAGTgttgtaatattcatattctttgataaatatcccTGAAGAACATTGTTACAAGTTACATGTTCAAATGTTATTctatcatactagaaaaatacaaataaaaatgagttcaaaaagcctataagtcattttttatggttctcataacttgaCTTGATGTCTATTGGAAATTCACAGTCCTAGATGTATAAATTCGAGGATTCGAGTCCTTTGAGTAACTACGCAATGCAACCAGTATCGTTCTCTTCggacaagaaagaaggtttatgaagagacaaatgccatcgttctattgcaatttct includes:
- the LOC121114087 gene encoding uncharacterized protein; the protein is MIAFTLRNSIRQLSKVTPLVIGAGIGISSTTKFYSSVMAQKVENIYGFKAQDIDGNDVSMEKYKDHVCIIVNVASKUGKTRVNYTQLVELFKKYSETEGLRILGFPCNQFGNQEPGTNAEIKEFAAKYGVEFDMFAKIDVNGKNALPLFNYLKEKQGGTFGNFIKWNFTKFVVDKKGVPVARFAPTQDPLPKVEEEIRNYL